A single window of Aspergillus oryzae RIB40 DNA, chromosome 8 DNA harbors:
- a CDS encoding uncharacterized protein (predicted protein), whose product MAQHTADKKEHMEAGGKGQGPRSEQDSESNAEHVTHRKNKSKSGGSPPMKPSQIMEEHPEHNPADLGDSEVVHSSTKIEPAQNPRTRDGKVKQMESHIVALARGITELDNDRKRLQAQVRSARSGSWVTKSSRQIREELSSLEAAMRQWAENYSVAEIRALDSLSIEEKDAILERLDGYCAQVDWTTLIEKSPTMADKIPALLMQALLAKDIFGSIFANPFFAFGESKEPSTAHSSQTLSYLYASMLEVNKEEAHIWRSQTLRLLATPPPNSVHNAPLRAKVEAITSELAIEFLAGPVRLLFRHRNDSWAIQRNQELYQLYHTAGELAISLWTQRSFMRCYCMDELPVFRAEHPVMSAHALHRQHGNDAKLDGKNALIIVHPAIVAFGNEYAEHYDLCKVWAKGIIIVDEHA is encoded by the exons ATGGCCCAGCATACTGCCGACAAAAAAGAGCACATGGAAGCCGGTGGAAAG GGTCAAGGTCCCCGTTCCGAGCAAGATTCCGAGTCCAATGCGGAGCACGTAACGCATCGAAAAAACAAGTCAAAATCCGGGGGTTCGCCCCCTATGAAACCGAGCCAAATTATGGAAGAGCACCCGGAGCACAATCCCGCCGATTTGGGGGACTCGGAGGTTGTCCATTCGTCAACGAAGATCGAACCCGCCCAGAATCCTCGAACCCGCGACGGTAAAGTCAAGCAGATGGAGAGCCATATTGTTGCCTTAGCCAGAGGAATTACCGAGTTGGACAATGATCGCAAACGACTGCAGGCGCAAGTTCGCTCGGCCAGGAGCGGCTCCTGGgtcaccaaaagcagccgGCAAATACGTGAAGAACTGTCGAGTCTTGAGGCTGCAATGCGACAATGGGCAGAAAATTATAGTGTCGCTGAGATACGTGCGCTCGATAGCTTGTCGATCGAGGAGAAGGACGCCATTCTGGAACGGCTGGATGGATATTGCGCGCAGGTGGATTGGACGACACTAATTGAGAAGTCGCCAACGATGGCAGACAAAATCCCTGCCCTCCTCATGCAGGCTCTGCTGGCCAAGGATATCTTTGGATCAATCTTTGCTAACCccttctttgccttcggAGAGTCTAAAGAACCGTCAACGGCGCACTCTTCTCAAACATTATCTTATTTATACGCATCGATGTTAGAAG tcaacaaagaagaagctcataTCTGGCGTTCGCAAACTCTCCGGCTTCTGGCCACACCTCCCCCGAACTCTGTGCACAATGCACCGTTGCGCGCGAAGGTGGAAGCTATTACTAGTGAGCTGGCGATTGAATTCCTAGCTGGTCCTGTTCGGTTACTCTTCCGACACAGAAATGATTCATGGGCAATCCAGCGCAACCAAGAACTCTACCAGCTTTATCACACCGCTGGCGAATTGGCCATCTCCTTGTGGACGCAACGATCCTTCATGAGGTGTTACTGTATGGATGAGCTTCCTGTCTTTCGAGCAGAGCATCCGGTAATGAGTGCACATGCACTTCATCGTCAACATGGGAATGACGCAAAATTAGATGGCAAGAATGCTTTGATCATAGTGCATCCGGCCATTGTTGCTTTCGGCAATGAATATGCTGAGCATTATGACCTATGCAAGGTTTGGGCTAAGGGTATTATCATTGTGGATGAACACGCGTGA
- a CDS encoding uncharacterized protein (permease of the major facilitator superfamily) produces the protein MSKATVTDSVSTVNDVAQLPKLSQRYADESYKLFSKVSVADPTPEEAIKIRNKCLWRVLPFLCIGYHIMYVDKQTLGSSAILGIMDDAHLNSTQYNWLSSIFYFGYLLAEWPQNWALQRFPVAKWLAINLVVWGGITLLHIPCNSFATLFVVRFLLGVAEASIVPAFLLILSMFFTYQEQAVLMPIMWSIGNASPITSGLLSYGVLWIKTGTFAPWKWFMVITGGVTVMFGLAVWLFFPDNPLRASFLTPEERAQAILRIKDNHSGIEQKHFKKYQFIEAVKDPKSWLFFLHAWSQEMANGMTNQYSLIINSFGFTVLQTTLLGCVTGIVSFFSLASAAVVLAKTTNCRAWISLIAYIPGAISSILLLSLPWSNRWGLITGIWIRSTVGIPYAVVMIWAANASAGHTKKTTVIAMYHIGYGLGNILSPQLFQPRWKPRYRPTWIILLVVACILPSLVIVYLRWYLSKENKRRDLLQSETLVTDTGVVEEVDNDGTKHARLVDKNQLDLTDRENLSFLDPV, from the exons ATGTCGAAAGCAACGGTCACAGACTCAGTCAGCACCGTCAATGATGTTGCTCAACTACCTAAGCTCAGTCAAAGATATGCCGATGAGAGTTATAAGCTCTTTTCGAAAGTATCAGTGGCGGATCCTACCCCAGAGGAGGCAATCAAAATTAGGAATAAATGTTTGTGGAGGGTTTTGCCCTTTCTTTGTATAGGGTATCATATCATGTATGTGGACAAGCAGACA CTGGGAAGTTCAGCCATTCTTGGCATTATGGATGATGCGCATCTCAATTCGACTCAGTACAATTGGTTGTCATCAATCTTCTACTTCGGTTACCTTCTCGCGGAGTGGCCGCAGAACTGGGCCCTTCAGCGCTTCCCTGTCGCCAAATGGCTGGCTATCAATCTTGTCGTGTG GGGAGGTATTACGCTCCTTCATATACCATGCAATAGCTTTGCCACGTTGTTCGTCGTTCGTTTCTTACTAGGGGTAGCAGAGGCATCCATCGTACCTGCCTTTCTGTTGATCTTGTCTATGTTCTTCACATATCAGGAACAGGCCGTTCTAATGCCTATCATGTGGTCAATCGGAAACGCCAGTCCTATCACCTCTGGTCTACTTTCCTATGGGGTTTTGTGGATTAAGACGGGTACCTTTGCCCCATGGAAATGGTTTATGG TCATCACTGGTGGAGTGACAGTGATGTTTGGGTTGGCAGTGtggctcttcttccctgaCAACCCTCTGCGAGCCAGCTTCCTTACGCCAGAAGAGCGCGCACAGGCAATCCTTCGCATAAAGGATAACCATTCGGGCATTGAGCAGAAGCATTTCAAGAAGTACCA GTTTATCGAGGCAGTTAAAGATCCAAAGTCGTGGCTGTTCTTCCTACACGCCTGGTCTCAGGAAATGGCCAACGGAATGACCAACCAATACTCACTAATCATTAACTCATTTGGATTCACTGTGCTTCAGACCACACTACTGGGGTGTGTAACCGGAATAGtcagcttcttctcgctTGCCTCGGCAGCAGTGGTTTTAGCGAAGACAACA AACTGCAGAGCTTGGATTTCTCTCATTGCATACATTCCTGGGGCAATATCTAGCATTCTGTTGCTAAGTTTACCCTGGTCCAATCGATGGGGTTTAATCACAGGGATATGGATCCGCTCAACTGTCGGCATTCCGTATGCAGTTGTCATGATCTGGGCTGCCAACGCATCTGCTGGGCATACTAAGAAGACCACGGTGATCGCGATGTATCATATTGGATATGGATTGGGAAATATCCTCTCGCCACAGTTATTTCAACCGCGATGGAAG CCGCGGTATCGTCCCACTTGGATTATTCTATTGGTC GTCGCCTGCATCCTACCATCACTCGTCATTGTATATCTGCGATGGTATCTCTCGAAGGAAAACAAGCGCCGTGATCTGCTGCAGAGTGAAACACTTGTCACCGATACGGGTGTGGTTGAAGAGGTTGACAACGATGGCACCAAGCACGCCCGTCTAGTGGATAAGAACCAGTTGGACCTGACGGATCGTGAAAACCTTTCCTT CTTAGACCCAGTCTGA
- a CDS encoding FAD-dependent oxidoreductase (predicted protein): MSQEKVKVIIAGAGIAGLSVAVALRRLPYIDVELFEQATELREIGASIAISPNGLRSLEKLGVLNALDEDVAFRGPSGIPMIYRHWKTNKVIHQDYFVDVTVRHHETARFHRGHLHAALLEHVPSERIHLGKTVVSADAPNDKVTLHFADGTSAHGDILVGADGIHSVETVGTKGELFRVSTCFDLPVETDGRIRNVKWDDEENVEVLRQRYKIAADEPFLATQDWNPVVKALVNSTPYTRIYPNYAGEPLPTWVFDSRVTLVGDAAHTHGGAFAAGGSLAIDDAYALFLAFRHALGSSRAQKPKAYEVRAALALCWGPGNEHRLRRGVSRKSSEQAKHNMAFRARCGESISKRLTKEICNRRKLGRAGYK, encoded by the exons ATGTCCcaagaaaaggtaaaagTTATTATCGCCGGAGCTGGAATTGCTGGCCTCTCCGTAGCTGTCGCATTAAGACGTCTCCCGTATATTGATGTTGAGTTGTTTGAACAAGCGACCGAGCTTCGAGAAATCGGTGCCAGCATTGCGATAAGTCCCAAT GGCCTTCGCTCACTTGAAAAGCTCGGTGTACTGAATGCCCTCGACGAAGACGTTGCTTTTCGTGGCCCTTCTGGTATTCCCATGATTTACAG ACATTGGAAGACAAACAAGGTTATACACCAGGACTATTTCGTTGATGTTACCGTCCGTCACCACGAAACAGCAAGATTCCACCGCGGACATCTGCATGCAGCACTACTAGAACATGTCCCCTCGGAGCGTATTCATCTAGGCAAAACGGTGGTTTCTGCGGATGCACCGAATGACAAAGTAACACTACACTTTGCCGACGGAACATCTGCACATGGAGATATTTTGGTCGGCGCGGACGGAATCCATTCG GTTGAGACAGTGGGGACCAAAGGAGAACTTTTTCGCGTCTCGACTTG CTTCGACTTACCAGTTGAGACGGATGGCAGGATTAGGAATGTAAAATGggatgacgaggaaaatGTTGAAGTACTACGACAGCGCTACAAG ATAGCTGCTGACGAGCCATTTCTGGCTACACAGGACTGGAATCCGGTGGTCAAAGCCTTGGTGAACTCAACACCCTATACGCGCATTTATCCGAACTACGCTGGCGAGCCTCTCCCCACCTGGGTATTTGACTCAAGAGTGACCTTGGTGGGTGACGCAGCGCATACCCACGGTGGTGCCTTTGCTGCTGGAGGTTCTCTCGCCATTGACGACGCATATGCATTGTTTCTTGCCTTTCGACATGCCCTGGGGTCTTCTAGAGCACAGAAGCCAAAGGCATATGAGGTCAGAGCTGCGCTCGCATT GTGTTGGGGGCCAGGCAACGAACACAGACTCCGACGAGGTGTTAGTAGAAAGAGTTCGGAACAAGCCAAACACAACATGGCTTTCAGAGCACGATGTGGAGAAAGCATTTCAAAGCGTCTTACAAAAGAGATCTGTAACCGGAGAAAACTTGGTAGAGCAGGCTACAAGTAA
- a CDS encoding uncharacterized protein (permease of the major facilitator superfamily), giving the protein MPVVHLPTSTTKTPSETVSALKNETDSSSSREIAPLGEPFSGRRLWFQKGQKYDPDAIATQPSVYNNPDIAQEYQPSEDWENLHRFDPSARWTWREEKRVIRKIDARIMIWTAIMFMALELDRANLTQALTDNFLKDLHLTTNDYNLRNTVFKLSFLCAELPSQLVSKWIGPDRWIPTQMTLWSAVGMTQYGLQGRSSFLACRALLGLLQGGFIPDVILYLSYFYKSHELSVRLSFFWTAYNLADILASFLAFGLLRLRGVQGQAGWRWLFLIEGLITLLVGLIAFVLMPPGPCETANWARGKKGWFTPREETIMVNRIIRDDPSKGTMHNREAITPKLLWKSLCDYDLWPIYAIGLTWLTPMTPPGQYLTLTLRGMGFNTFVTNLLTIPYTFAQIPTMLILTYLSERFGQLTWAAMFTQIWALPFIIYLYVVDINSINKWVAWIILTIFLSIPSVAWNSRNSNTVRSRTVSAAVYNMCVQASGIIASNIYRQDDAPRYKRGNKVLVALVVTNIFIYLFTKAYYVWRNASRDKKWNAMSEEEKRVYLATTKDEGNKRLDFRFAH; this is encoded by the exons ATGCCGGTAGTTCATCTTCCTACTAGCACCACGAAGACCCCCAGTGAAACCGTCTCAGCATTAAAAAATGAGACAGACTCATCTAGCAGCCGTGAAATAGCTCCCCTGGGTGAGCCATTCAGCGGGCGGAGACTTTGGTTTCAAAAGGGTCAAAAGTACGACCCTGACGCAATTGCAACTCAGCCATCGGTCTATAATAACCCAGACATCGCACAAGAATATCAGCCAAGCGAGGATTGGGAGAACTTGCATCGATTTGATCCCTCCGCAAGATGGACTTGGCGCGAGGAAAAGCGGGTAATCCGCAAAATTGATGCTCGGATCATGATATGGACGGCCATCATGTTCATGGCTCTAGAGTTGGATCGAGCAAACCTTACTCAGGCATTAACAGACAACTTCCTCAAGGACTTGCATCTCACCACTAATG ACTATAATTTGAGAAACACCGTTTTCAagctctctttcctctgCGCGGAACTTCCCTCTCAACTGGTTAGCAAATGGATAGGACCGGACAGGTGGATTCCTACACAAATGACCCTCTGGTCGGCAGTTGGTATGACTCAATACGGACTCCAGGGACGATCGTCCTTCCTTGCCTGTCGAGCCCTTCTCGGACTTCTCCAAGGTGGATTCATCCCCGAT GTTATTCTTTACCTGTCCTACTTCTATAAATCGCATGAGCTATCTGTCCGACTGAGCTTCTTCTGGACAGCTTACAACCTGGCTGATATCCTCGCGAGCTTTCTAGCCTTCGGGTTATTGCGCCTACGTGGCGTGCAAGGCCAGGCAGGCTGGCGATGGCTATTCCTCATTGAA GGCTTGATAACCCTGTTGGTCGGTCTCATCGCATTCGTCCTAATGCCGCCAGGACCTTGTGAAACTGCCAACTGGGCGAGAGGCAAGAAAGGCTGGTTTACTCCACG CGAAGAAACAATAATGGTGAACCGCATAATCCGCGACGACCCAAGCAAAGGCACAATGCATAATCGCGAAGCCATAACCCCCAAACTCCTCTGGAAAAGCCTCTGCGACTACGACCTCTGGCCCATCTACGCCATCGGCCTCACATGGCTCACCCCCATGACGCCACCCGGCCAATATCTAACCCTCACTCTACGAGGCATGGGCTTCAACACATTCGTCACAAATCTCCTCACAATCCCTTACACATTCGCGCAGATCCCGACCATGTTGATTCTCACATACCTATCGGAGAGATTCGGCCAGTTGACCTGGGCAGCAATGTTCACTCAGATCTGGGCTCTCCCATTCATCATATATCTCTATGTCGTCGATATAAACAGTATCAATAAGTGGGTTGCGTGGATTATTTTAACTATTTTCTTATCCATTCCTTCTG TCGCCTGGAACTCCCGGAACTCGAATACCGTTCGATCGCGGACAGTTTCTGCTGCCGTGTACAATATGTGCGTGCAAGCGTCTGGGATTATCGCCTCAAATATTTACCGGCAAG ACGATGCGCCTCGGTATAAGAGGGGGAACAAGGTTCTTGTTGCTTTGGTGGTTACGAATATCTTTATCTATCTGTTTACTAAGGCGTACTATGTTTGGCGCAATGCGAGTCGGGACAAGAAATGGAATGCTAtgtcggaggaagagaagagggttTATTTGGCTACGACTAAGGATGAAGGGAATAAGCGGTTGGATTTTAGGTTTGCGCATTAG
- a CDS encoding TauD/TfdA dioxygenase family protein (probable taurine catabolism dioxygenase) translates to MAPSVADSTTTPVVPIVEGDVSAAKTRTLQREPLKLSGALDSFDSFDVTPVIGREFPSANLAEWLRAPNSDELLRDLAITISQRGVVFFRKQDGLDDDLQKELIQRLGLLAGKPSTSGLHVHPIHNAGREHNVKDNEISVITSKNHDQLYKGRLHPKKQSARREWHSDITFEPIPSDYTVLRLTELPKTGGDTLWASGYELYDRISKPYQQFLEGLTATYAQPGFNRVAKENDFEIFTGPRGAPENVGDKLEAIHPVIRTNPVTGWKSVFAVGVHVAKVNDLSEEESDHLLRWFVSLIVENHDLQVRLRWENPNDLAIWDNRSVYHAATYDYKEKGFGPRTGHRVVGLGERPYFDPKSTSRREALEAEAELS, encoded by the exons ATGGCTCCCTCCGTCGCTGACAGTACTACTACCCCGGTGGTCCCCATCGTGGAAGGAGATGTATCAGCAGCAAAGACCCGGACCCTACAAAGAGAGCCCTTGAAGCTTAGCGGGGCTCTCGACTCCTTCGATTCCTTCGATGTTACTCCCGTCATTGGCCGGGAGTTCCCATCGGCTAACTTGGCAGAGTGGCTGCGGGCTCCCAATTCTGATGAGCTGCTCCGCGATCTTGCTATAACCA TCTCTCAGCGTGGAGTCGTTTTCTTTCGCAAGCAGGATGGACTAGACGATGATCTGCAGAAAGAACTAATTCAGCGACTGGGTCTTCTTGCCGGCAAGCCCAGTACGTCTGGTCTTCATGTGCACCCTATTCACAATGCGGGACGCGAGCACAATGTGAAAGATAACGAGATCAGCGTCATCACTTCTAAGAACCATGACCAGCTGTACAAGGGACGTTTACATCCGAAGAAGCAAAGCGCTAGAAGGGAGTGGCATAGTGACATTACATTCGAGCCAATCCCCAGTGACTATACCGTCTTGCGATTGACCGAGCTTCCCAAGACTGGCGGTG ACACCCTCTGGGCATCCGGTTATGAACTCTATGATCGCATTTCGAAGCCTTACCAACAGTTTCTAGAAGGTTTGACTGCGACATATGCCCAACCTGGGTTCAACAGGGTTGCTAAAGAAAATGACTTCGAAATTTTTACTGGACCTCGGGGTGCTCCGGAGAATGTTGGTGATAAATTAGAGGCCATTCACCCTGTTATTCGTACGAACCCAGTAACCGGGTGGAAGAGCGTCTTCGCTGTTGGCGTTCACGTTGCGAAAGTCAATGATctctccgaagaagaaagtgacCATTTGCTGAGATGGTTCGTCTCTTTGATCGTTGAGAACCATGATCTTCAAGTTCGTCTGAGATGGGAGAACCCCAATGACTTAG CCATCTGGGATAACCGCAGTGTCTATCACGCCGCCACGTACGActacaaggagaagggcttcGGTCCCCGAACGGGTCACCGTGTTGTTGGTCTAGGAGAGCGGCCTTACTTTGACCCAAAGAGCACAAGTCGGCGTGAAGCCTTGGAAGCTGAAGCCGAATTGTCATAG
- a CDS encoding putative calcium/calmodulin dependent protein kinase (predicted protein), translating into MVDRCNAQDKTIIEHVQIIDLENDAHLPKGRCIEGMLAGNDNWRSPEAHFKGELNKPTDMFSFAIVCIYAILGPVIFGPDDDFRKHEAQGVLPALICLQRQVSYFGDQEGLKGLMKHTDDDEVSCQVLQMLWEERHEEHIPYKLFSEWPDVFDPVFKDFILGLTSLDPHKRLTARQALDHPWLANF; encoded by the exons ATGGTTGACCGCTGCAATGCCCAAGACAAGACCATTATCGAACATGTCCAAATCATAGACCTTGAAAACGACGCACACCTTCCTAAAGGTAGGTGTATCGAAGGTATGCTCGCTGGCAATGACAATTGGCGTAGTCCCGAGGCACATTTCAAGGGCGAGCTCAATAAACCAACCGAcatgttttcctttgccattgTA TGTATCTATGCAATTCTTGGACCTGTAATCTTTGGCCCCGACGACGATTTTCGCAAACATGAGGCGCAAGGCGTACTGCCTGCTCTGATTTGCCTGCAACGTCAGGTTTCGTACTTTGGCGATCAGGAGGGCCTCAAGGGGCTCATGAAACatactgatgatgatgaggttAGCTGCCAAGTGTTACAAATGctttgggaagaaagacatgaGGAACACATTCCATACAAATTATTTAGTGAATGGCCAGATGTGTTTGATCCAGTATTCAAGGATTTTATCTTGGGTTTGACAAGCCTAGACCCTCACAAACGCCTCACAGCACGACAGGCGTTGGATCATCCCTGGTTAGCGAATTTTTGA
- a CDS encoding uncharacterized protein (predicted protein): MNPQSRGEVTLQSADPTVPLLFNPRFLSHPYDRRVAIESYRDLLKLSAHPSFSKDTIGDLIRPQGDSDEAILEFWRQFVSSTWHMTGTVKMERPDDPDAAVDRSFRVRNLEGLRVADMSVVPVLPNSHTQVTAYLVGATCADVLIEEYDLSYQV; encoded by the coding sequence ATGAACCCGCAGAGCCGGGGTGAAGTGACACTGCAGTCTGCCGACCCGACGGTGCCTCTTTTATTCAACCCTAGGTTTCTGTCACATCCCTATGATCGCCGTGTTGCTATTGAGAGCTACCGTGATCTTCTGAAACTAAGTGCCCACCCATCCTTTTCTAAGGATACCATAGGGGACCTGATTCGACCACAGGGGGACAGTGACGAGGCTATCCTTGAATTCTGGAGGCAATTTGTCAGTTCAACCTGGCACATGACTGGGACtgtgaagatggagagaCCAGATGATCCAGACGCAGCTGTGGACCGCTCATTCCGAGTCCGGAATCTGGAGGGACTACGAGTGGCAGACATGAGTGTGGTACCTGTCCTGCCGAACAGCCACACGCAGGTGACAGCTTATCTTGTGGGAGCCACATGTGCAGACGTTCTCATTGAGGAGTATGATCTTTCCTACCAAGTCTGA
- a CDS encoding uncharacterized protein (choline dehydrogenase and related flavoproteins), translating into MANNTKEFDFIIVGGGPAGCTIASRLASCSEKPRVLLLEAGKHNDSEDLMVDGQRWTTLQQPGMNWGYTTVSQEYCNGRQLDYSRGRGLGGSTAISFGFWTVGCRGDYDRWADLVDDPRFDWVHMQARFKALESFQTEDAEASYGDYVSPRRDDHGQHGPLKVGYAKLWERDIVPMLDIFRDAGFPITRDLNSGNPLGIGPVINSCYQGRRTTAITLLQNSSNNLTTITECSVERLVLEGKRVIGVEAAGARLD; encoded by the exons ATGGCTAACAATACTAAGGAGTTTGATTTTATTATTGTTGGAG GCGGTCCTGCAGGATGTACCATTGCCTCACGACTGGCATCCTGTTCGGAGAAACCCAGGGTCCTCCTATTAGAAGCTGGAAAACACAATGACTCAGAAGACCTCATGGTCGACGGGCAGAGATGGACCACACTACAGCAGCCGGGGATGAATTGGGGCTACACCACGGTGTCGCAGGAATATTGCAATGGCCGCCAACTCGATTACAGTCGGGGACGGGGTTTGGGAGGCAGTACTGCGATAAGCTTTGGCTTTTGGACTGTTGGATGTCGCGGAGACTACGATCGCTGGGCGGACCTCGTCGACGATCCTCGCTTTGATTGGGTACATATGCAAGCGCGATTCAAAGCTCTCGAGTCATTCCAGACAGAGGACGCTGAGGCCAGTTACGGTGACTACGTCTCTCCGCGACGCGATGACCACGGCCAACACGGACCACTCAAGGTAGGCTATGCCAAACTATGGGAGCGGGATATTGTGCCTATGTTGGATATCTTTCGTGATGCAGGCTTTCCGATCACCCGGGACCTTAACAGCGGTAATCCATTAGGCATAGGACCCGTGATCAATTCTTGCTACCAAGGGCGACGAACGACTGCAATTACTTTGCTCCAAAATAGTAGCAATAATCTCACTACTATTACCGAGTGCTCAGTAGAGAGACTGGTGCTCGAAGGGAAGCGTGTCATTGGTGTTGAAGCTGCCGGGGCTCGCT TGGACTAA
- a CDS encoding glycoside hydrolase family 76 protein (predicted protein), producing the protein MRMPRGGLLGAIVCLAGIGRVVEALSIDINDADSIKSAASQTAYGSMLWYSGNETGQIPGAFPDKWWEGSALFLSLLYYWHYTGDTTYNAEVSQGMEWQAGNGDYMPANYSSYLGNDDQGFWGIAAMTAAEIGFPDVDDGYSWLSLAQGVFNTQVARWDSSNCGGGLRWQIFPYQAGYAMKNSISNGLLFQLAARLARYTNNQTYTEWAEKVWDWSASSPLLNNQTWNVADSTDIEGGCKSQGNNQWSYNYGTYLIGAAYMYNMTEKETWKTAVDGLLGVTLNTFFPQDFNYIMSEVLCEPNEVCNDNEILFKGLVSGWLAFVALLVPSTYDEILPKLQASAQGAAASCSGMSNNTCGVRWHESKWDGWVGMEEQISATDVLSSVLVTEKKGSGPLTSTTGGNSTSNPNAGSGDDSSSDKSQLKSITTGDKAGASIVTIAFVGIWGGLIAFMVLGT; encoded by the exons ATGCGTATGCCCCGCGGTGGGCTTCTTGGGGCCATTGTTTGCCTCGCAGGGATTGGTCGTGTCGTTGAGGCGCTGAGCATTGACATCAATGATGCAG ACTCCATTAAAAGTGCAGCCAGTCAGACCGCCTACGGTTCAATGTTATGGTACTCCGGCAATGAGACGGGTCAGATTCCAGGGGCATTTCCAGACAAGTGGTGGGAAGGCAGTGCTTTGTTCTTGAGCTTGCTTTATTATTGGCATTATACCGGCGATACCACCTACAATGCGGAAGTTAGTCAGGGTATGGAGTGGCAGGCTGGCAACGGAGACTACATGCCAGCCAATTATAGTAGCTACTTG GGTAACGATGACCAAGGCTTTTGGGGGATTGCCGCCATGACAGCTGCCGAGATCGGCTTCCCCGACGTCGACGACGGATACTCCTGGCTGTCCCTCGCACAGGGGGTTTTCAACACACAAGTGGCTCGGTGGGATAGCAGCAATTGTGGTGGTGGCCTGCGTTGGCAGATCTTCCCGTACCAAGCTGGCTACGCCATGAAGAATTCAATTTCGAACGGTTTATTGTTCCAGCTGGCAGCGCGTCTCGCTCGGTATACCAACAACCAGACCTATACCGAGTGGGCGGAAAAGGTTTGGGATTGGAGTGCGTCCTCGCCACTGCTAAATAATCAGACGTGGAATGTTGCCGACTCCACCGATATAGAAGGTGGGTGTAAATCCCAGGGGAACAACCAATGGTCGTACAATTATGGCACATACTTAATTGGTGCGGCGTACATGTATAACATG ACCGAGAAGGAGACTTGGAAGACAGCTGTTGACGGCCTTCTGGGGGTTACACTGAACACATTTTTCCCGCAAGACTTTAATTACATCATGTCCGAGGTTCTCTGTGAGCCAAACGAGGTTTGCAATGACAATGAAATCCTGTTCAAGGGTCTTGTATCGGGGTGGCTTGCCTTTGTTGCCTTGCTGGTCCCATCAACCTATGACGAAATTCTGCCCAAGTTGCAAGCATCCGCGCAAGGGGCCGCCGCGTCGTGCAGCGGGATGAGCAACAACACATGTGGAGTGCGCTGGCACGAATCGAAGTGGGATGGCTGGGTTGGTATGGAAGAGCAGATCAGCGCCACCGACGTGCTGAGTTCGGTCTTGGtcacggaaaagaaagggagcgGCCCCTTGACCTCGACGACAGGCGGAAACAGTACCAGTAATCCAAACGCAGGGAGCGGCGATGACAGCAGCTCTGATAAGAGCCAATTAAAGTCGATCACAACCGGCGACAAAGCGGGAGCTAGTATTGTCACCATTGCATTTGTTGGGATATGGGGTGGTTTGATAGCCTTTATGGTACTTGGAACCTGA
- a CDS encoding TNT domain-containing protein (predicted protein): MHASLALLLLPLGALSLPFEDSVQTVEASLGRRCGRSPCKGVPSTNTPDALCNNKFLGPKVLTAADDPEWSEMFKGYSPLGSYCPKDFLLEFAPSGKQYDYPEQDGALLDSVGVPVTTEYTLEEGMELDRFGTQYGGYLAPRGTPFAWRSIPPSNLNKYPNSPEYNYWVWRVVESFNVTGGPIAPFFGQPGYGLQFYYEGGLKLLEDQGVIELVDKKQCSCEVPRDDLK, from the exons ATGCATGCATCGCTAGCACTACTCCTGCTCCCACTTGGGGCATTATCATTGCCATTTGAAGATTCTGTACAAACAGTCGAG GCTTCCCTTGGCAGACGATGCGGTAGAAGTCCTTGCAAAGGCGTTCCTAGCACAAACACACCCGATGCCCTCTGCAATAACAAATTCCTGGGACCGAAGGTCCTCACGGCGGCGGATGACCCCGAATGGTCTGAAATGTTCAAGGGATACAGCCCTCTCGGGTCTTACTGCCCAAAGGACTTCCTCCTAGAATTTGCTCCTAGTGGCAAGCAATACGATTATCCTGAGCAGGACGGCGCGCTGTTGGACTCGGTTGGTGTGCCGGTTACGACCGAATACACCCTggaggaaggaatggaaCTCGATCGGTTCGGAACTCAGTATGGAGGCTACTTGGCGCCAAGGGGAACTCCTTTCGCCTGGAGATCCATTCCGCCAAGCAACTTGAACAAGTATCCCAACAGTCCAGAATACAACTACTGGGTATGGAGGGTCGTCGAGAGCTTCAACGTCACGGGTGGGCCAATCGCACCTTTCTTTGGGCAACCAGGTTATGGCTTGCAGTTCTACTACGAGGGTGGCTTGAAACTGTTGGAAGACCAGGGAGTTATCGAGCTTGTTGATAAGAAGCAGTGCTCATGTGAGGTCCCGCGCGACGACTTGAAATAA